One part of the Haliaeetus albicilla chromosome 9, bHalAlb1.1, whole genome shotgun sequence genome encodes these proteins:
- the TLCD1 gene encoding TLC domain-containing protein 1 has protein sequence MGPGWRAPSAALVGGSVALFGVLRRAALALPRPAAVRSRPGRVWRWRNLLVSFAHSVLAGLWALFSLWHSPELLSDIQDGYSVSGHLLVCFSSGYFIHDSLDIIFNHQSRSSWEYLVHHAMAISAFVSLIITGRFLVAAMLLLLVEVSNIFLTVRMLLKMSNVPSPALYEANKYINLVMYFAFRLAPQAYLTWYFLRYVEVQGQGAFLTANLLLLDAMILMYFSRLLRSDFFPSLHKGSVRRDVDGEKFLID, from the exons atGGGCCCGGGGTGGCGGGCGCCCTCGGCGGCGCTGGTgggcggcagcgtggctctcTTCGGGGTGCTGCGGCgggctgccctggctctgccccggcccgccgccgtACGGAGCCGCCCCGGCCGCGTTTGGCGCTGGCGGAACCTCCTCGTCTCTTTCGCACACTCCGTGCTGGCCGGGCTATGGGCCCTCTTCAG CCTCTGGCATTCCCCGGAGCTGCTCTCCGACATCCAGGACGGCTACAGCGTCTCAGGGCACCTGCTGGTCTGCTTCTCCTCGG GCTACTTCATCCATGACAGCCTTGACATCATCTTCAACCATCAGTCCCGCTCGTCTTGGGAGTACCTGGTGCACCACGCCATG GCCATCTCTGCCTTCGTCTCGCTCATCATCACGGGCCGCTTCCTGGTGGCggcaatgctgctgctgctggtggaggTGAGCAACATCTTCCTCACCGTCCGCATGCTGCTGAAGATGAGCAACGTGCCTTCCCCGGCGCTCTACGAGGCCAACAAGTACATCAACCTGGTGATGTACTTCGCCTTCCGCCTGGCGCCCCAGGCTTACCTCACCTGGTACTTCCTCCGCTACGTGGAGGTGCAGGGCCAGGGTGCCTTCCTCACCGCCAACCTCCTGCTGCTCGACGCCATGATCCTCATGTACTTCTCCCGCCTCCTCCGctctgattttttcccctccctgcacaAGGGCTCTGTGAGGAGAGACGTGGATGGTGAGAAGTTTCTGATAGACTGA
- the RAB34 gene encoding ras-related protein Rab-34 produces MNVLAPVRRDRVIADLPSCFRKEAALHARSAFHPTVASACQEQRTGTVGFKISKIIVVGDLSVGKTCLINRFCKDTFDKNYKATIGVDFEMERFEVLGVPFSLQLWDTAGQERFKCIASTYYRGAQAIVIVFDVNDVASLEHTRQWLADALKENDPSNVILFLVGSKKDLSTPAQYSLMEKDALKVAQEMQAEYWAVSSLTGENVRDFFFRVAALTFESSVLAELERSSARKIGDTVRISSNESDLYLSAPRKKPKCCQ; encoded by the exons ATGAACGTTCTGGCTCCGGTCCGCAGGGACAGGGTCATCGCCGACCTGCCCTCG TGTTTTCGGAAGGAGGCCGCCCTGCACGCCCGCTCCGCCTTCCACCCCACGGTGGCCAGCGCCTGCCAGGAACAGCGGACGGGCACCGTGGG GTTCAAGATCTCCAAGATCATCGTGGTGGGGGACCTCTCGGTGGGAAAGACCTGCCTGATCAACCG CTTTTGCAAAGACACCTTCGACAAGAACTACAAGGCAACCATCGGAGTGGATTTCGAGATGGAGCGCTTTGAGGTGCTGGGGGTGCCCTTCAGCCTGCAGCT gtggGACACGGCCGGCCAGGAGCGCTTCAAGTGCATCGCCTCCACCTACTACCGGGGAGCGCAAG CCATCGTGATCGTCTTCGATGTCAACGACGTGGCGTCCCTGGAGCACACGCG GCAGTGGCTGGCTGACGCCCTGAAGGAGAACGACCCATCCAACGTGATCCTCTTCTTGGTGGGCTCCAAGAAGGACCTGAGC ACACCAGCGCAGTACAGCCTGATGGAGAAGGATGCTCTCAAGGTGGCCCAGGAGATGCAGGCGGAATACTGGGCTGTCTCCTCACTCACCG GGGAGAACGTGCGGGATTTCTTCTTCCGTGTGGCGGCACTGACCTTCGAGAGCAGCGTGCTGGCCGAGCTGGAGCGCAGCAGTGCCCGCAAGATCGGCGACACCGTGC GGATCAGCAGCAATGAGAGTGACCTGTACCTGTCGGCACCCCGCAAGAAACCCAAGTGCTGCCAGTGa
- the RPL23A gene encoding large ribosomal subunit protein uL23, protein MAPKAKKEAVPPKTEAKAKALKAKKAVLKGVHSHKKKKIRTSPTFRRPKTLRLRRQPKYPRKSAPRRNKLDHYAIIKFPLTTESAMKKIEDNNTLVFIVDVKANKHQIKQAVKKLYDIDVAKVNTLIRPDGEKKAYVRLAPDYDALDVANKIGII, encoded by the exons ATGGCGCCCAAAGCGAAGAAGGAGG CTGTGCCTCCGAAGACAGAGGCAAAGGCTAAGGCACTGAAGGCCAAGAAGGCTGTTCTGAAGGGGGTCCACAGTCACAAGAAGAAGAAGATCCGCACGTCGCCCACATTCCGCAGGCCCAAGACACTGCGACTGCGGCGGCAGCCCAAGTACCCCCGGAAGAGTGCCCCACGGAGAAACAA GCTGGACCATTATGCCATTATCAAGTTCCCTTTGACCACAGAGTCTGCGATGAAGAAGATAGAGGATAACAATACTCTGGTTTTCATCGTTGATGTCAAGGCAAACAAGCACCAGATCAAACAGGCTGTCAAGAAGCTGTACGATATCGATGTGGCCAAGGTCAACACACTGATTAG GCCTGATGGGGAGAAGAAGGCTTATGTCCGACTGGCTCCAGATTACGATGCGCTGGATGTAGCCAACAAG ATTGGAATCATCTAA
- the LOC138686935 gene encoding uncharacterized protein has translation MLPAAPRSRPTVSFTGAAPGASCRQGPGSSQHGCQGSPPPPSPWPRSPLAIRTRIWHAGRPWEPTLGETRRCPDTPTGTWATSEWPRAARAPVVGLHPEHHRGLLTLAPKGCLGHRVTRAGDTHAGCECPSLSVAHHATARLGQQSPGGGTSLAHGQGSRPGTSPGPSWPRVLAGAQRHRGCPRSAVAVCDAPRDGPARLSLTAGTQRRRSPRMDLCHVPATREKGWYLALMAPNVKGPNYAWLDPSRLYCHPQGLQDCVADLLQPFQGDPIDMVAGIDAMGFILGAAAAAILRKGFLAIRKAGHLCVQTLTQPYTDYSGREKVMEVRTDAISPGLRILLVDQWVETGGTMRAAIQLVERLGGIVAGVATICIEDSEGGRWIQEHYKCAHCVPPHLQPRFDRHQLGWD, from the exons ATGCTCCCCGCCGCCCCACGGTCCCGCCCCACCGTGTCTTTCACAGGGGCAGCCCCCGGTGCTTCGTGCCGGCAGGGGCCCGGCAGCTCCCAGCACGGCTGCCAGggctcacccccccccccctcgccttGGCCAAGGAGCCCCTTGGCGATCCGGACCCGGATCTGGCACGCTGGGCGGCCGTGGGAGCCAACGCTTGGCGAGACAAGACGGTGCCCGGACACCCCAACGGGGACGTGGGCCACCTCGGAATGGCCCCGCGCTGCCCGAGCCCCTGTGGTGGGGCTGCACCCTGAGCATCACCGTGGTTTGCTGACCCTTGCACCCAAGGGGTGCCTCGGGCACCGGGTCACCCGTGCTGGGGACACCCACGCGGGGTGCGAATGCCCCAGCCTCAGTGTTGCCCACCATGCAACCGCCCGGTTGGGACAGCagagcccgggggggggcacatcACTTGCCCACGGGCAAGGCTCCCGCCCTGGCACCAGCCCAGGGCCGAGCTGGCCGAGGGTGCTGGCGGGGGCCCAGCGCCACAGGGGCTGCCCCCGCTCAGCTGTCGCTGTCTGTGACGCTCCCCGTGACGGTCCCGCTCGCCTCAGCCTCACCGCCGGCACCCAG CGCCGGCGGTCCCCACGCATGGACTTGTGCCACGTCCCCGCCACCCGGGAGAAGGGCTGGTACCTGGCGCTGATGGCCCCCAATGTCAAGGGTCCCAACTACGCGTGGCTGGACCCCTCCCGGCTCTACTGTCACCCGCAA GGCTTGCAGGACTGCGTGGCCGACCTGCTGCAGCCCTTCCAGGGAGACCCCATTGACATGGTGGCCGGCATTGATGCCATGGGCTTCATCCTGG gcgctgccgccgccgccataCTACGGAAAGGTTTCCTGGCCATCCGCAAAGCCGGGCACCTCTGCGTGCAGACGCTGACGCAGCCCTACACCGACTACTCGGGCCGAGAGAAGGTGATGGAGGTCCGCACCGACGCCATCTCGCCGG GTCTGCGCATCCTCCTTGTGGACCAGTGGGTTGAAACTGGGGGCACCATGCGAGCGGCCATCCAGCTGGTGGAGCGGCTGGGGGGGATCGTGGCAG GCGTCGCCACCATCTGCATCGAGGACAGCGAGGGCGGGCGGTGGATCCAGGAGCACTACAAGTGTGCCCACTGCGTCCCCCCCCACCTGCAGCCCCGCTTCGACCGCCACCAGCTCGGCTGGGACTGA
- the PROCA1 gene encoding protein PROCA1, whose product MGVPGLLCRLLLLLLLLAAGPGAAPPGRSRARRGLTYPGTLWCGAGSNADAYEQLGEHRDTDRCCRDHDHCQHVIHPFTARYGYRNLRWHTISHCDCDRRLKECLRQVNDTASRVVGQAFFNVIQVPCFEFAYKEECVEPYLYVWCKAYNTVAIAVPKEPVLYEFGGELIDRAARPRGVPLSPPWSSAGGGAVPVEHHTPARPLSRPKAAKKERKGKKKDKKKGKGLKKKGLSKNREPSHPAAAAPAHPTVGQDPWAPLPDLGEAANAILSDAPAWEGLGRDPALATPSSVPTTSGKKRRKERNRKKRLKSKAEAEPA is encoded by the exons ATGGGAGTCCCGGGGCTGCTctgccgcctcctcctcctcctcctcctcctggcagccGGCCCCGGAGCGGCCCCGCCGGGACGGTCCCGCGCCCGCCGAGGGCTCACCTACCCCGGGACGCTGTGGTGTGGCGCGGGCAGCAACGCTGATGCTTACGAGCAGCTGG GGGAACACCGGGACACGGACCGGTGCTGCCGGGACCATGACCACTGCCAGCACGTCATCCACCCCTTCACCGCCCGCTATGGGTACCGCAACCTGCGCTGGCACACCATCAGCCACTGCGACTGTGACCGCAG GTTGAAGGAGTGCCTGCGGCAGGTGAACGACACAGCCTCGCGGGTGGTGGGCCAGGCCTTCTTCAACGTCATCCAGGTGCCCTGCTTCGAGTTCGCCTACAAGGAGGAGTGCGTGGAGCCCTACCTCTACGTCTG GTGCAAGGCGTACAACACGGTGGCCATCGCGGTGCCCAAGGAGCCGGTGCTGTATGAGTTCGGCGGGGAGCTGATCGACCGGGCAGCGAGGCCTCGGGGGGTCCCTCTGAGCCCCCCGTGGAGCAGCGCGGGTGGAGGAGCTGTCCCTGTGGAGCATCAcacgcccgcccgcccgctgtCCCGCCCCAAAGCAGccaagaaagagaggaaggggaagaagaaagataaaaagaagggaaaaggtcTGAAAAAGAAAGGCCTTTCCAAAAACAGGGAGCCGAGCCATCCTGCAGCCGCTGCCCCCgctcatcccactgtggggcaGGACCCCTGGGCCCCGCTGCCAGACTTGGGGGAAGCGGCCAATGCCATCCTGAGCGATGCCCCGGCCTGGGAGGGCTTGGGCAGGGACCCAGCGCTGGCCACCCCATCCTCGGTCCCCACCACCAGcgggaagaagaggaggaaggagagaaacagaaagaagaggctgaaaagcaaagctgagGCAGAGCCTGCATGA